In Edaphobacter paludis, a single window of DNA contains:
- a CDS encoding alpha-amylase family glycosyl hydrolase produces the protein MPITRTKALLALCLACIVIVFASVPSSAQMLARPGWAGFGQKSEAWWKHSIIYEIDPHGFTPEGLHGIAQRLDYIHSLGADAILLTHIAPDATHPQSLDPAIGTLDDLDTLSREASTRNMRILLDLGTPPAGTDLNSLARLWLNRGLAGFRIADPQQADQLRKITGSYIGERIVIGDLNPAANAHQQPQLLLDSSLTKLNQLNAATLRPAIEAIQSNSSSLLLATDGPDVTRSAARFGDGQHNLDIAKVFAAILLTNRASSLLYYGQEIGLASSTPMQWGTPVSPAPAHPRRLAAPANDPISVAAQEADNSSLLNWYRQLSALHHSNQTLSSAPSIMLDHDAQNILAWVRKPEGASLRDPAVIVVCNLTAQSVHVSLKDDMQKLHLKGNFLRTILRSDSGMGPMSLDSMTIPPFAVYIGQLRY, from the coding sequence ATGCCGATTACCCGAACCAAAGCCCTTCTGGCCCTCTGCCTCGCCTGCATTGTCATCGTCTTCGCCTCTGTACCCTCCTCCGCCCAGATGCTCGCCCGCCCCGGCTGGGCAGGCTTCGGCCAGAAGTCCGAGGCCTGGTGGAAGCATTCGATCATCTACGAGATCGATCCCCACGGCTTCACCCCCGAAGGGCTCCATGGCATCGCCCAGCGTCTCGACTACATACACTCCCTCGGCGCCGACGCCATCCTCCTCACCCACATCGCCCCTGACGCCACCCATCCCCAGTCCCTAGATCCCGCCATCGGCACCCTCGACGACCTGGACACTCTCAGTCGCGAAGCCAGCACCCGCAACATGCGCATCCTGCTCGATTTAGGAACACCGCCTGCCGGGACAGATCTCAACAGCCTCGCCCGTCTCTGGCTCAACCGCGGTCTCGCCGGATTCCGTATCGCCGACCCGCAGCAAGCCGACCAGCTCCGCAAGATCACTGGCTCCTACATCGGCGAGCGTATCGTCATTGGCGACCTCAACCCTGCCGCTAATGCTCATCAACAACCCCAGCTCCTCCTCGATTCCAGCCTCACCAAACTGAACCAGCTCAACGCCGCCACGCTTCGCCCTGCGATCGAAGCCATCCAGTCCAACTCAAGCTCGCTCCTCCTCGCCACTGACGGCCCCGATGTTACCCGCAGCGCGGCCCGCTTCGGTGATGGCCAGCATAACCTCGACATCGCCAAGGTCTTCGCCGCCATCCTCCTCACCAACCGCGCCTCTTCACTCCTCTACTACGGTCAGGAGATTGGCCTCGCCTCCTCGACCCCTATGCAATGGGGCACACCCGTATCGCCAGCACCCGCACACCCCAGAAGACTCGCCGCACCCGCGAACGATCCCATCAGCGTAGCGGCGCAGGAAGCAGATAACTCTTCACTCCTGAACTGGTACCGCCAACTCAGTGCTCTCCATCACAGCAACCAGACCCTCAGCTCGGCACCCAGCATCATGCTCGATCATGACGCCCAAAATATTCTGGCCTGGGTACGCAAGCCTGAAGGAGCATCGCTGAGAGATCCAGCCGTCATCGTCGTCTGCAACTTGACCGCACAGTCGGTCCACGTCTCGCTCAAGGACGACATGCAGAAGCTTCACCTGAAGGGTAACTTCCTCCGTACCATTCTCCGATCCGACAGCGGAATGGGCCCCATGAGTCTCGACTCCATGACGATCCCCCCCTTCGCCGTCTATATCGGCCAGCTTCGCTATTAG
- the lepB gene encoding signal peptidase I — translation MTESAIDSNPLHGADAPLSPAPHSHHLHLPHHANEGILPSIQSLLAIMVIAIFIITFCIQPFRIPSGSMEPSLLVGDFLLVNKQITTPGVSDWLFPTPRIHRGEIVVFHYPINPTMHLVKRVIGLPGDRIKLRDGRVYINGQALSEPYAMYLPSAPDGYRDNFPRLQSADPAVDSRWWIKMHRLIDDGELTIPSGDYFVLGDNRNDSEDSRYWGFVPRAAIVGEPILIYFSLQQHSFSQELAFAPLSNAAVLHRHRTSAVDALADFARWGRTLQIVK, via the coding sequence GTGACTGAATCAGCCATCGATTCGAACCCGCTGCACGGCGCGGACGCTCCCCTCTCCCCCGCACCCCACTCACACCATTTACATCTCCCTCACCATGCCAACGAGGGCATCCTGCCCTCGATTCAGTCGCTGCTTGCCATCATGGTGATCGCAATCTTCATCATCACCTTCTGCATTCAGCCCTTCCGCATCCCCTCCGGCTCCATGGAGCCCTCGCTTCTGGTCGGCGACTTCCTTCTCGTCAACAAGCAGATCACCACTCCCGGTGTCTCAGACTGGCTCTTTCCCACGCCGCGCATTCACCGGGGGGAGATTGTTGTCTTCCACTATCCCATCAACCCCACCATGCATCTGGTTAAGCGGGTCATCGGCCTCCCCGGTGATCGCATCAAGCTCCGCGACGGCCGCGTCTACATTAACGGCCAAGCCCTCTCCGAGCCTTACGCGATGTACCTCCCCAGCGCCCCCGATGGCTACCGCGACAACTTTCCCCGCCTGCAAAGCGCCGACCCTGCCGTCGATTCGCGCTGGTGGATCAAGATGCACAGACTTATTGACGACGGCGAACTTACGATCCCGTCCGGCGACTACTTCGTCCTTGGCGATAACCGCAACGACAGCGAAGACAGCCGCTACTGGGGCTTCGTCCCCCGCGCGGCCATCGTCGGTGAACCCATCCTCATCTACTTCTCGCTACAGCAACACTCATTCAGCCAGGAGCTAGCCTTCGCCCCACTCTCCAACGCAGCGGTACTTCACCGCCATCGCACCAGCGCCGTCGACGCGCTCGCCGACTTCGCACGTTGGGGCCGAACGCTGCAGATAGTCAAATAG
- a CDS encoding DUF5995 family protein, with translation MSIAVDPRDQPLYAIVSGTAPATIDDVLMKMQQIDELLADGDGLKWFNRLYMMVTKEVDMSPPAGGWKAAEWLLRLDVVFAGFYLRAIAGFLNGAGDTASSWSALMESRYEARIDRILFALAGMNAHINHDLALALLDTDREMNVVPVYGSPQHVDYEAVNGLLDQAMPAALKMLAVGLLGLAAQDTGKIGRVLAFWNICRARDLAWDFADYLRGLNGAALTAALAAQDQMTGVVGRAILQCV, from the coding sequence GTGAGTATCGCTGTTGATCCGCGAGACCAGCCGTTGTATGCGATTGTGAGTGGTACTGCGCCGGCGACGATCGACGACGTGTTGATGAAGATGCAACAGATCGACGAACTACTGGCCGACGGCGATGGGTTGAAGTGGTTTAACCGGCTATACATGATGGTGACAAAAGAGGTGGATATGAGTCCTCCGGCAGGCGGATGGAAGGCTGCCGAGTGGCTGCTGCGGCTGGATGTGGTATTTGCGGGGTTCTACTTGAGGGCAATCGCCGGGTTTCTGAATGGGGCGGGCGATACAGCCAGTTCATGGAGCGCGCTGATGGAGTCCCGGTATGAGGCGAGGATCGACCGCATCCTGTTTGCGTTGGCGGGGATGAATGCGCATATCAACCACGATCTCGCGCTTGCCCTGCTGGATACGGACCGAGAGATGAATGTTGTGCCGGTATATGGAAGTCCGCAGCATGTGGACTATGAGGCGGTGAATGGGCTGCTCGATCAGGCAATGCCCGCTGCATTGAAGATGCTGGCGGTGGGACTTCTGGGACTGGCAGCGCAGGATACAGGGAAGATTGGGCGAGTCCTGGCCTTTTGGAACATTTGCCGGGCTCGGGACCTGGCCTGGGATTTTGCGGATTATTTGAGAGGGCTGAATGGGGCTGCTTTGACGGCGGCCCTCGCCGCGCAGGACCAGATGACTGGCGTGGTGGGGCGAGCTATCTTGCAGTGTGTTTGA
- a CDS encoding glycoside hydrolase family 43 protein, whose protein sequence is MKHFSRVISGLVLLTALALPTFTTPATAQNSSQTATFHNPLLPTGPDPWVVTRNGFYYYMNTTGRNLTVWKTRDITDLAHAEKKVVWTPPATGPYSHDIWAPELHFIDGKWYIYFAADAGQNESHRIYVVENPSADPLDGNWTFKGKVADATDKWAIDASVFENKGQKYLVWSGWEGDTDGEQRIYLAHLKNPWTVDSKRVQLSYPQYPWERVGDLLQRPAMPHVSVNEGPEILQHGQDIFLVYSGSACWTDYYELGVAQAKSSANLLDPASWSKFDHPFFKQDRDAGVFGPGHNGFFKSLDGKEDWIIYHANPATNEGCGGKRSPRIQPFTWNADGTPNFGKPLSTDTAIRKPSR, encoded by the coding sequence ATGAAACATTTTTCGAGAGTAATTTCAGGATTGGTTCTACTCACCGCGCTTGCTCTGCCGACGTTCACGACGCCAGCTACCGCTCAGAACTCCAGCCAGACCGCAACATTTCACAACCCTCTGCTCCCGACCGGCCCCGACCCGTGGGTCGTCACCCGGAACGGCTTCTATTACTACATGAACACCACAGGCCGAAACCTGACGGTCTGGAAGACCCGCGATATCACCGACCTCGCCCATGCGGAGAAGAAAGTGGTGTGGACGCCGCCCGCAACAGGCCCCTACTCCCACGACATCTGGGCACCGGAACTGCACTTTATCGACGGCAAGTGGTACATCTACTTCGCCGCCGACGCCGGGCAGAATGAATCGCACCGTATCTATGTTGTCGAAAACCCGTCGGCCGATCCCCTCGACGGCAACTGGACTTTTAAAGGCAAGGTGGCCGATGCGACGGACAAATGGGCCATCGACGCCTCCGTCTTCGAGAACAAAGGCCAAAAGTACCTTGTCTGGTCCGGCTGGGAGGGTGACACCGACGGCGAGCAGCGTATCTATCTCGCGCACCTGAAGAACCCCTGGACCGTCGACTCGAAGCGAGTCCAACTTTCCTATCCTCAATACCCCTGGGAGCGCGTCGGAGATCTGCTTCAGCGGCCCGCCATGCCGCATGTCAGCGTGAACGAAGGTCCGGAGATCCTGCAGCATGGGCAGGACATCTTCCTCGTCTACTCCGGCTCCGCCTGCTGGACGGACTACTACGAACTGGGAGTAGCGCAGGCGAAGTCCAGTGCTAATCTGCTCGATCCAGCATCCTGGTCAAAGTTCGACCATCCCTTCTTCAAACAGGATCGCGATGCCGGTGTCTTTGGCCCAGGCCACAACGGCTTCTTCAAGTCGCTCGACGGTAAGGAAGACTGGATTATCTACCACGCGAATCCGGCAACCAATGAGGGCTGTGGCGGCAAGCGCTCGCCGCGAATACAGCCCTTCACCTGGAATGCCGACGGCACACCGAACTTCGGCAAGCCGCTTTCGACCGACACGGCAATCCGCAAGCCCTCACGCTGA
- the rnc gene encoding ribonuclease III gives MTTRRKKTARTPSVQVASNLFDHHFKQPDLLIWALTHRSLAYETNPETSPDPSSDNEQLEFLGDAILGLAVAESLFRRFPRSREGELTRLRASLVSRRHLGEVATRIDLGDLLRLGRGEEQSGGRQKSALLANAIEAVIAALYLDGGLDAARAFIEKHIIEPALPDLNLALKAGDTFSGAIGDHKSALQEYLQAMGAGQPQYVLTAQSGPDHQKRFRVEVRIEDNEGTSVALAESEGTTKKQAQQEAARIAFERLLSEKRSSADGIGRAEKDGAEVQK, from the coding sequence ATGACGACGCGCCGCAAAAAGACTGCACGGACACCCTCGGTTCAAGTGGCGTCGAACCTGTTCGACCATCACTTCAAGCAACCCGATCTGCTCATCTGGGCCCTTACCCATCGTTCGCTCGCCTACGAGACCAATCCAGAGACCTCGCCCGATCCCAGCTCCGACAACGAGCAGCTTGAGTTCCTCGGCGACGCTATTCTCGGCCTAGCCGTGGCCGAATCTCTCTTCCGCCGCTTTCCCCGCTCACGTGAGGGCGAGCTTACACGACTCCGCGCTTCCCTCGTCAGCCGCCGCCATCTCGGCGAAGTGGCCACCCGCATCGACCTCGGCGACCTTCTTAGGCTGGGCCGCGGCGAAGAGCAGAGCGGCGGTCGCCAGAAGTCTGCCCTCCTCGCCAACGCCATTGAAGCGGTCATTGCTGCTCTTTATCTCGACGGTGGTCTCGATGCCGCCCGCGCCTTCATCGAAAAGCACATCATCGAGCCAGCGCTGCCCGACCTCAACCTAGCGCTCAAGGCCGGTGACACTTTCAGCGGAGCCATTGGCGACCACAAATCCGCACTGCAGGAGTACCTGCAGGCCATGGGGGCAGGTCAGCCCCAGTACGTCCTCACCGCGCAGAGCGGTCCCGATCACCAAAAGCGCTTTCGCGTTGAAGTCCGCATCGAAGATAATGAGGGTACCTCGGTCGCGCTTGCCGAGTCAGAAGGCACTACCAAGAAACAGGCGCAACAAGAGGCCGCCCGCATCGCCTTTGAACGACTCCTCTCCGAAAAGCGCTCCAGCGCAGACGGCATCGGGAGAGCAGAAAAGGATGGCGCCGAGGTACAGAAGTGA